One genomic segment of Panicum virgatum strain AP13 chromosome 2N, P.virgatum_v5, whole genome shotgun sequence includes these proteins:
- the LOC120660379 gene encoding translation initiation factor IF-2-like: MAPRDMHICKKTLQSYYLLPSPPHNPPPFFSLPDPGPCSTRRPPCPGSEPPHPPSLLPRRRRRLGATAPSTLCPISVHLRRGREDRAEHAAAPCQRPCLPPYLLRLGLAPAAASYYSGKWPGPPRELRWPWPHPAVQGLAAASTGLVAAAEEQGTAVWVRGCASLGPRRRAWIYGGTQRRARVHGGARSLRPRVLRTAAARGARGRGGGCASTAAHDSADPRRREQLGVTRPGASPWRREELQAKAARGARHRSGFGQQQREELGVAAAGRVCCSARRRALVRGGVRILGLRRARVGGGGRRSAAARGSRGRNSGVPRAACRGAGPAHHRSAPAAWICSEPRRGRRERDRGRGDDEEGDGGTSSVRQREEGGGGGGGRKEGAARRRHELRHGRTRAPPCHGLHHEEGCAGTEEGAGRSAVPRRRSWRPPAAAAALVGEERGESDEEDVDIEVEKTQGLFCIYSCPLKGYGPKWHNLTSSEC; the protein is encoded by the coding sequence ATGGCGCCACGTGACATGCACATATGCAAAAAAACCCTCCAAAGTTACTATCTTCTACCTTCACCCCCTCACAACCCTCctcccttcttctccctcccagACCCCGGCCCCTGCTCGACACGCCGCCCTCCCTGCCCCGGCAGCGAGCCGCCGCAccccccctccctgctccctcgccggcggcggcgcctgggaGCGACAGCGCCGTCCACGTTGTGCCCCATCTCTGTCCATCTCCGCCGCGGGAGGGAGGACCGGGCGGAGCACGCGGCGGCTCCATGCCAGCGCCCCTGCCTCCCGCCCTATCTCCTCCGCCTCGGCTTGGCCCCAGCGGCGGCGAGTTACTACAGCGGCAAGTGGCCGGGCCCTCCTCGCGAGCTCCGGTGGCCGTGGCCACATCCGGCGGTGCAGGGGCTCGCAGCCGCAAGTACAgggctcgtggcggcggcggaggagcaggggacgGCGGTGTGGGTCCGTGGCTGCGCGAGCttggggccacggcggcgggcgtggaTCTACGGTGGCACACAACGCCGGGCTCGGGTCCATGGCGGTGCGAGGAGCTTGAGGccgcgggtgctccggaccgcAGCAGCGCGAGGAGCTCGGGGCCGTGgcggaggatgtgcgtcgacggcggcgcacgacagcgcggatccgcggcggcgggaacAGCTTGGGGTCACGCGACCGGGTGCTAGTCCGTGGCGACGTGAGGAGCTCCAGGCCAAGGCGGCGCGAGGAGCTCGGCACCGCAGTGGCTTTGGACAGCAGCAGCGCGAGGAGCTCggggtcgcggcggcggggcgagtcTGCTGCAGCGCACGGCGACGGGCTCTTGTCCGCGGGGGCGTGAGGATCTTGGGGCTGCGGCGGgctcgggtcggcggcggcgggcgcaggtCAGCAGCGGCGCGAGGATCCAGAGGCCGCAACAGCGGCGTGCCAAGGGCGgcgtgccgcggcgccggccctgCTCACCACCGGTCTGCCCCAGCCGCCTGGATCTGCTCAGAGccgcgccgcgggcgccgcgaaCGGGATCGAGGCCgaggcgacgacgaggagggaGATGGTGGGACGAGCTCAGTGCGGCAGAgggaagagggaggaggaggtggaggagggaggaaggagggtgcggcacgccgccgccacgagctccgccatggccgcacaCGAGCTCCACCATGCCATGGCCTCCACCACGAGGAGGGGTGCGCCGGCACagaggagggagcagggaggagcgcagtgccgcggcggcgctcctggcggcctccggcggcagcggcggcgcttgtGGGGGAGGAAAGAGGTGAAAGTGACGAGGAGGACGTAGATATAGAAGTTGAAAAAACTCAAGggcttttttgcatatattcatgccccttgaaggggtatggaccaaagtggcacaacttaacaagttcagagtgctag